In Musa acuminata AAA Group cultivar baxijiao chromosome BXJ3-11, Cavendish_Baxijiao_AAA, whole genome shotgun sequence, one DNA window encodes the following:
- the LOC103970473 gene encoding UDP-glucuronic acid decarboxylase 4 isoform X2 has translation MASELIYRGGHDAHPPESGSGYTPKPEKHLLWLWRPLRYLLREQRLVFVLVGMALASLLFALAPSSSSTNSYSYSSAVASELALRSAMDRQQQQHHHRAAFEAAARGFVGGKVPLGIKRKGLRIVVTGGAGFVGSHLVDRLIARGDSVIVVDNFFTGRKENVMHHFGNPNFELIRHDVVEPLLLEVDQIYHLACPASPVHYKFNPVKTIKTNVVGTLNMLGLAKRVGARFLLTSTSEVYGDPLQHPQVETYWGNVNPIGVRSCYDEGKRTAETLTMDYHRGAQVEVRIARIFNTYGPRMCIDDGRVVSNFVAQALRKEPMTVYGDGKQTRSFQYVSDLVEGLMRLMEGEHIGPFNLGNPGEFTMLELAKVVQETIDPNAKIEFRPNTEDDPHKRKPDISRAKELLGWEPKIPLRQGLPLMVSDFHKRIFGDHSDAKPSTTSTATGTGSS, from the exons ATGGCCTCCGAGCTCATCTACCGCGGCGGCCACGACGCCCACCCGCCGGAGAGCGGCAGCGGGTACACCCCGAAGCCGGAGAAACACCTCCTCTGGCTCTGGCGCCCGCTTCGCTACCTTCTGCGGGAGCAGCGCCTTGTATTCGTGCTCGTCGGCATGGCCCTCGCCTCCCTCCTCTTCGCCCTCGCTCCCTCGTCTTCCTCCACCAACTCCTACTCCTACTCCTCCGCCGTGGCGTCCGAACTCGCCCTCCGGTCGGCGATGGACCGCCAGCAGCAACAGCACCACCATAGGGCGGCGTTCGAGGCGGCGGCGAGGGGATTCGTCGGGGGGAAGGTGCCGCTAGGGATCAAGCGGAAAGGGCTCCGCATCGTGGTGACGGGCGGGGCCGGGTTCGTGGGCAGCCACCTGGTGGACCGGCTGATCGCCAGGGGTGACAGCGTGATCGTGGTGGACAACTTCTTCACGGGGCGGAAGGAGAACGTGATGCACCACTTCGGGAACCCCAACTTCGAGCTCATCCGCCATGACGTCGTCGAGCCCCTGCTTCTCGAGGTCGACCAGATCTACCACCTCGCCTGCCCCGCCTCCCCCGTCCACTACAAGTTCAACCCCGTCAAGACCATCA AGACCAACGTTGTGGGAACTCTCAACATGCTAGGCCTGGCCAAGCGAGTGGGGGCCAGGTTCCTCCTCACCAGCACCAGCGAGGTCTATGGCGATCCCTTGCAGCACCCTCAAGTTGAGACCTACTGGGGCAATGTTAATCCCATCG GGGTTAGGAGCTGCTATGATGAAGGCAAGCGTACAGCGGAGACACTGACCATGGACTACCACCGTGGTGCCCAAGTCGAG GTGAGGATTGCTCGAATCTTCAACACTTATGGGCCCCGCATGTGCATTGACGATGGCCGGGTTGTCAGCAACTTTGTTGCTCAG GCCTTGAGGAAGGAGCCAATGACGGTTTATGGGGATGGAAAGCAGACAAGGAGTTTCCAATATGTTTCTGACCTT GTGGAGGGGTTAATGAGGCTGATGGAAGGAGAACACATTGGTCCATTCAACCTGGGCAACCCTGGAGAGTTCACAATGCTGGAGCTTGCTAAAGTTGTGCAGGAAACCATTGACCCCAATGCTAAAATCGAGTTCCGTCCCAACACAGAGGATGATCCTCACAAGCGCAAGCCTGACATCAGCAGGGCCAAGGAACTGCTCGGCTGGGAGCCCAAGATCCCTCTCCGCCAGGGTCTTCCTCTAATGGTCTCCGACTTTCACAAACGTATCTTTGGTGATCACTCTGATGCTAAACCATCCACAACTTCCACAGCCACTGGAACGGGATCCTCCTAA
- the LOC103970473 gene encoding UDP-glucuronic acid decarboxylase 4 isoform X1 → MASELIYRGGHDAHPPESGSGYTPKPEKHLLWLWRPLRYLLREQRLVFVLVGMALASLLFALAPSSSSTNSYSYSSAVASELALRSAMDRQQQQHHHRAAFEAAARGFVGGKVPLGIKRKGLRIVVTGGAGFVGSHLVDRLIARGDSVIVVDNFFTGRKENVMHHFGNPNFELIRHDVVEPLLLEVDQIYHLACPASPVHYKFNPVKTIISNVVGTLNMLGLAKRVGARFLLTSTSEVYGDPLQHPQVETYWGNVNPIGVRSCYDEGKRTAETLTMDYHRGAQVEVRIARIFNTYGPRMCIDDGRVVSNFVAQALRKEPMTVYGDGKQTRSFQYVSDLVEGLMRLMEGEHIGPFNLGNPGEFTMLELAKVVQETIDPNAKIEFRPNTEDDPHKRKPDISRAKELLGWEPKIPLRQGLPLMVSDFHKRIFGDHSDAKPSTTSTATGTGSS, encoded by the exons ATGGCCTCCGAGCTCATCTACCGCGGCGGCCACGACGCCCACCCGCCGGAGAGCGGCAGCGGGTACACCCCGAAGCCGGAGAAACACCTCCTCTGGCTCTGGCGCCCGCTTCGCTACCTTCTGCGGGAGCAGCGCCTTGTATTCGTGCTCGTCGGCATGGCCCTCGCCTCCCTCCTCTTCGCCCTCGCTCCCTCGTCTTCCTCCACCAACTCCTACTCCTACTCCTCCGCCGTGGCGTCCGAACTCGCCCTCCGGTCGGCGATGGACCGCCAGCAGCAACAGCACCACCATAGGGCGGCGTTCGAGGCGGCGGCGAGGGGATTCGTCGGGGGGAAGGTGCCGCTAGGGATCAAGCGGAAAGGGCTCCGCATCGTGGTGACGGGCGGGGCCGGGTTCGTGGGCAGCCACCTGGTGGACCGGCTGATCGCCAGGGGTGACAGCGTGATCGTGGTGGACAACTTCTTCACGGGGCGGAAGGAGAACGTGATGCACCACTTCGGGAACCCCAACTTCGAGCTCATCCGCCATGACGTCGTCGAGCCCCTGCTTCTCGAGGTCGACCAGATCTACCACCTCGCCTGCCCCGCCTCCCCCGTCCACTACAAGTTCAACCCCGTCAAGACCATCATATC CAACGTTGTGGGAACTCTCAACATGCTAGGCCTGGCCAAGCGAGTGGGGGCCAGGTTCCTCCTCACCAGCACCAGCGAGGTCTATGGCGATCCCTTGCAGCACCCTCAAGTTGAGACCTACTGGGGCAATGTTAATCCCATCG GGGTTAGGAGCTGCTATGATGAAGGCAAGCGTACAGCGGAGACACTGACCATGGACTACCACCGTGGTGCCCAAGTCGAG GTGAGGATTGCTCGAATCTTCAACACTTATGGGCCCCGCATGTGCATTGACGATGGCCGGGTTGTCAGCAACTTTGTTGCTCAG GCCTTGAGGAAGGAGCCAATGACGGTTTATGGGGATGGAAAGCAGACAAGGAGTTTCCAATATGTTTCTGACCTT GTGGAGGGGTTAATGAGGCTGATGGAAGGAGAACACATTGGTCCATTCAACCTGGGCAACCCTGGAGAGTTCACAATGCTGGAGCTTGCTAAAGTTGTGCAGGAAACCATTGACCCCAATGCTAAAATCGAGTTCCGTCCCAACACAGAGGATGATCCTCACAAGCGCAAGCCTGACATCAGCAGGGCCAAGGAACTGCTCGGCTGGGAGCCCAAGATCCCTCTCCGCCAGGGTCTTCCTCTAATGGTCTCCGACTTTCACAAACGTATCTTTGGTGATCACTCTGATGCTAAACCATCCACAACTTCCACAGCCACTGGAACGGGATCCTCCTAA
- the LOC135653246 gene encoding protein pleiotropic regulatory locus 1-like has translation MPGAMAAPHPAAAMELPVEPQSLKKLSLKSLKRALDLFSPIHGHCSPPDPQSKRIRISYKVQAEYGSVTNLAGQQAGEQNVIGEQGKGDQTSTSMALALPGSQEAKASQNDGNQNAIIPAPTMLPKGPEIGPASRNTGAVVSVTDRYQSTSALMERIPSRWPRPIWHPPWRNYRVISGHLGWVRSIAFDPSNTWFCTGSADRTIKIWDVASGRLKLTLTGHIEQIRGLAVSQRHTYLFSAGDDKQVKCWDLEQNKVIRSYHGHLSGVYCLSLHPTIDVLLTGGRDSVCRVWDIRTKAMVMALSGHENTVCSVFARPTDPQVVTGSHDSTIKFWDLVAGKTMATLTHHKKSVRAMALHPKERAFASASADNIKKFNLPKGEFLHNMLLQQKTIINSMAVNEDGVLATAGDNGSLWFWDWKSGYNFQQAQTIVQPGSLDSEACIYALSYDISGSRLVTCEADKTIKMWKEDPSATPETHPLNFKPPKEFRRY, from the exons ATGCCCGGTGCCATGGCGGCTCCGCATCCCGCAGCCGCAATGGAGCTCCCGGTGGAGCCGCAGTCGCTCAAGAAGCTTAGTCTCAAGTCCCTCAAGCGCGCCCTCGACCTCTTCTCGCCGATCCACGGCCATTGCTCCCCTCCTGATCCCCAGAG CAAGCGGATTCGTATCAGCTACAAG GTGCAAGCTGAATATGGTTCAGTAACAAACTTGGCTGGTCAGCAAGCTGGTGAGCAAAACGTTATTGGTGAGCAGGGAAAAGGAGATCAAACTTCAACATCTATGGCATTGGCTCTCCCAG GAAGTCAAGAAGCCAAGGCTTCTCAAAATGATGGGAACCAAAATGCAATTATTCCTGCACCTACCATGCTCCCAAAGGGACC TGAGATTGGTCCTGCAAGCAGAAATACAGGGGCTGTAGTTTCAGTTACCGACAG ATATCAGTCTACATCTGCACTTATGGAAAGAATTCCAAGTAGGTGGCCTCGTCCCATATGGCATCCTCCTTGGAGGAATTATAGG GTTATCAGTGGCCACTTGGGATGGGTTCGATCCATTGCATTTGATCCAAGCAACACATGGTTCTGTACTGGTTCAGCAGACAGGACGATAAAG atatggGATGTTGCATCTGGAAGATTGAAGCTAACACTGACAGGACATATTGAACAAATACGTG GACTTGCCGTCAGTCAAAGACACACTTATTTGTTCTCTGCTGGTGATGATAAACAAGTTAAATGTTGGGACCTTGAACAAAATAAG GTTATTAGGTCTTATCATGGACATTTGAGTGGTGTATATTGCTTATCTCTTCACCCAACCATTGATGTTTTACTAACAGGTGGTCGAGATTCTGTTTGTCGG GTCTGGGACATTCGTACAAAGGCAATGGTTATGGCTCTCTCCGGCCATGAGAACACTGTTTGTTCAGTTTTTGCTCGACCAACG GATCCACAAGTGGTAACTGGCTCCCATGACAGTACTATTAAGTTTTGGGATCTTGTAGCTG GAAAGACAATGGCAACACTTACCCATCATAAGAAATCTGTTCGGGCTATGGCATTGCATCCAAAAGA GAGAGCATTTGCATCTGCATCAGCAGACAATATAAAGAAGTTTAACCTTCCAAAAGGAGAATTTCTTCACAACATGTT GTTGCAGCAGAAAACAATAATAAACTCAATGGCAGTTAACGAAGATGGTGTATTGGCCACTGCTG GTGACAATGGAAGCCTTTGGTTTTGGGATTGGAAGAGCGGGTACAACTTCCAGCAAGCCCAGACAATTGTCCAGCCTG GGTCCCTGGACAGCGAAGCATGCATCTATGCTCTTTCGTATGATATAAGCGGCTCAAGACTTGTTACTTGTGAAGCAGACAAAACTATCAAGATGTGGAAAGAAGATCCAAGTGCGACTCCGGAAACCCATCCGCTAAACTTCAAGCCACCAAAAGAATTCCGCAGATACTAA
- the LOC135652321 gene encoding tryptamine hydroxycinnamoyltransferase 1-like, producing MEVQVQRSTILAPHAHPLKEVPLTIFDLFASNINIAVLFAFTAPTPSNTEIIEGLSKTLVHFPLLTSQLDYSRLRRRPCLVVGGKGGGALVVEATVDADLSDFLPLEPSADFHLLHPPTEETHHLFQVQLNRFKCGGLVVATITHHRVADGQSMSTFFVAWGETIRGTPVTSLPVYDQSWIKPRSPPKCEFQHWDLEFVRVPPYRNGSTSNQKDEDPSKITNILLRYSSEFITTKLKPKTKGKYTTFETVLAHLWRKITMARGLDDRRHTMIRVTVNGRPRMRPPVPNEFVGNLVLNAYPESNVKLLLQGGVERAAKIIHDAIRRIDESYFQSIIDFGAMHGEDDLVPVYDTDGDVLSPNLEVDSWLRFRFQEVDFGGGGKLCAFLPTWVPFEGLVIFVPGLEQDGGLNVVVALFEEHAEKLRQISHCVM from the coding sequence ATGGAGGTCCAAGTTCAAAGATCCACCATCTTAGCTCCTCATGCCCATCCCCTCAAGGAAGTTCCACTCACCATATTCGATCTCTTCGCCTCCAACATCAACATCGCGGTGCTCTTCGCCTTCACCGCGCCGACCCCTTCCAACACCGAGATCATCGAGGGCTTGTCGAAGACATTGGTGCACTTCCCCTTACTCACGTCTCAGCTCGATTACAGCCGCCTCCGACGTCGCCCCTGCCTTGTAGTCGGAGGCAAAGGCGGCGGCGCACTGGTGGTGGAAGCAACGGTGGACGCGGACCTGTCGGACTTCCTGCCGCTCGAACCCTCGGCGGACTTCCATCTGCTGCACCCTCCGACGGAAGAAACCCACCACTTGTTCCAAGTCCAACTCAACCGGTTCAAGTGCGGCGGCCTCGTGGTGGCCACGATCACTCACCACAGGGTGGCCGATGGCCAGTCCATGAGCACCTTCTTCGTTGCATGGGGAGAGACGATACGTGGCACGCCCGTCACCTCACTTCCTGTGTACGATCAATCATGGATCAAGCCGCGATCCCCACCGAAGTGCGAGTTCCAGCACTGGGATCTCGAGTTCGTGCGCGTCCCACCTTATCGTAATGGTTCAACTTCGAATCAGAAGGACGAGGATCCCAGCAAAATCACAAACATATTGCTGCGCTACTCATCCGAGTTCATAACCACTAAGCTGAAGCCCAAGACGAAAGGGAAGTACACGACCTTTGAGACTGTGTTAGCCCACCTTTGGAGGAAGATTACCATGGCTCGTGGCCTCGATGACCGGAGGCATACCATGATCCGTGTTACGGTGAACGGCCGACCACGAATGAGACCTCCGGTTCCAAATGAGTTTGTTGGCAATCTGGTCTTGAACGCGTATCCCGAGTCGAACGTGAAGCTACTCCTCCAGGGAGGCGTAGAGCGGGCTGCCAAGATCATCCATGACGCCATTCGCAGGATCGACGAGAGCTATTTCCAGTCGATTATAGATTTCGGGGCGATGCACGGAGAGGATGACCTCGTGCCCGTTTATGATACAGATGGAGACGTGTTATCGCCCAACCTGGAGGTGGATAGCTGGCTAAGGTTTCGTTTCCAGGAGGTGGACTTCGGTGGCGGAGGGAAGTTGTGTGCTTTCCTTCCGACTTGGGTGCCTTTCGAGGGTTTGGTCATCTTCGTCCCGGGTTTGGAGCAGGATGGGGGTTTAAATGTTGTTGTCGCGTTGTTTGAAGAGCATGCTGAGAAGCTGAGGCAGATCTCTCACTGCGTAATGTGA